The proteins below are encoded in one region of Carcharodon carcharias isolate sCarCar2 chromosome 2, sCarCar2.pri, whole genome shotgun sequence:
- the sertad2b gene encoding SERTA domain-containing protein 2b isoform X2: protein MLAKGAKRKFSEHEDGVEGKMSCGHGPSKVSYTLQRQTIFNISLMKLYNQQPLMEPSLQKTVLINNMLRRIQEELKQEGSLRPMFIAPSQSSDTLNDNYREVQPAFNHLPAPPVQVTSLASTTSPDSCLTPASILEEDTFSSCQTVELGTSKSQNHSLKDSFSSALDEIEELCPSSAIADSKNCKGASSEGSSEKPEENQEDRPSETRFTDALPGNFEITTTGFLTDLTLDDILFADIDTSMYDFDPCTSTTGSSSKMTAVTADDILKTLSPYSNQSVTPSQPFKMDLAELDHIMEVLVGS from the coding sequence ATGTTGGCGAAAGGAGCAAAACGAAAGTTTAGTGAACATGAAGATGGGGTGGAAGGCAAAATGTCCTGTGGGCATGGCCCTTCTAAGGTGTCGTACACCTTGCAGCGTCAAACTATCTTCAACATTTCCCTCATGAAACTTTACAACCAGCAACCGCTAATGGAGCCCAGCTTGCAGAAGACAGTATTAATTAACAATATGCTGAGACGGATTCAGGAGGAACTGAAACAGGAAGGCAGCTTAAGACCAATGTTCATTGCCCCTTCTCAGTCCAGTGACACACTCAATGATAACTACAGAGAGGTCCAGCCTGCCTTCAACCATCTTCCTGCTCCTCCAGTCCAGGTGACTAGTTTAGCAAGCACTACATCTCCAGACTCCTGTCTGACTCCAGCCTCCATACTCGAGGAAGATACCTTTAGCAGCTGTCAGACTGTTGAACTGGGCACAAGCAAATCGCAAAACCATTCGCTGAAAGATAGTTTCTCTTCAGCCTTGGATGAAATTGAGGAGCTGTGTCCATCTTCTGCCATCGCTGACTCAAAGAACTGTAAAGGTGCCTCgagtgagggcagcagtgaaAAACCTGAAGAGAATCAAGAGGACAGACCATCTGAGACCAGGTTCACAGACGCATTACCAGGCAACTTTGAGATCACCACCACAGGCTTCTTAACAGATCTGACACTTGATGATATCTTATTTGCAGACATTGACACCTCCATGTATGACTTTGATCCTTGCACATCCACCACCGGATCAAGCTCAAAAATGACTGCAGTCACAGCTGATGACATTTTGAAAACCTTATCTCCCTACAGTAACCAATCAGTGACTCCAAGTCAGCCTTTCAAAATGGACCTTGCAGAATTGGACCACATAATGGAGGTTCTTGTTGGGTCTTGA
- the sertad2b gene encoding SERTA domain-containing protein 2b isoform X1 has protein sequence MDWTREAGAQYMLAKGAKRKFSEHEDGVEGKMSCGHGPSKVSYTLQRQTIFNISLMKLYNQQPLMEPSLQKTVLINNMLRRIQEELKQEGSLRPMFIAPSQSSDTLNDNYREVQPAFNHLPAPPVQVTSLASTTSPDSCLTPASILEEDTFSSCQTVELGTSKSQNHSLKDSFSSALDEIEELCPSSAIADSKNCKGASSEGSSEKPEENQEDRPSETRFTDALPGNFEITTTGFLTDLTLDDILFADIDTSMYDFDPCTSTTGSSSKMTAVTADDILKTLSPYSNQSVTPSQPFKMDLAELDHIMEVLVGS, from the coding sequence aTATATGTTGGCGAAAGGAGCAAAACGAAAGTTTAGTGAACATGAAGATGGGGTGGAAGGCAAAATGTCCTGTGGGCATGGCCCTTCTAAGGTGTCGTACACCTTGCAGCGTCAAACTATCTTCAACATTTCCCTCATGAAACTTTACAACCAGCAACCGCTAATGGAGCCCAGCTTGCAGAAGACAGTATTAATTAACAATATGCTGAGACGGATTCAGGAGGAACTGAAACAGGAAGGCAGCTTAAGACCAATGTTCATTGCCCCTTCTCAGTCCAGTGACACACTCAATGATAACTACAGAGAGGTCCAGCCTGCCTTCAACCATCTTCCTGCTCCTCCAGTCCAGGTGACTAGTTTAGCAAGCACTACATCTCCAGACTCCTGTCTGACTCCAGCCTCCATACTCGAGGAAGATACCTTTAGCAGCTGTCAGACTGTTGAACTGGGCACAAGCAAATCGCAAAACCATTCGCTGAAAGATAGTTTCTCTTCAGCCTTGGATGAAATTGAGGAGCTGTGTCCATCTTCTGCCATCGCTGACTCAAAGAACTGTAAAGGTGCCTCgagtgagggcagcagtgaaAAACCTGAAGAGAATCAAGAGGACAGACCATCTGAGACCAGGTTCACAGACGCATTACCAGGCAACTTTGAGATCACCACCACAGGCTTCTTAACAGATCTGACACTTGATGATATCTTATTTGCAGACATTGACACCTCCATGTATGACTTTGATCCTTGCACATCCACCACCGGATCAAGCTCAAAAATGACTGCAGTCACAGCTGATGACATTTTGAAAACCTTATCTCCCTACAGTAACCAATCAGTGACTCCAAGTCAGCCTTTCAAAATGGACCTTGCAGAATTGGACCACATAATGGAGGTTCTTGTTGGGTCTTGA